The following proteins come from a genomic window of Leptospirales bacterium:
- a CDS encoding Fic family protein codes for MEQEVRNVINALNELRDEVVTGGAIDNLVSPDLIRRFHRMIGKDLGAHFEAAPGQFRRGQVTVGRVYRPPAGSEVGPLMTAFCDWSRKEFHFEKGQSFSTAIIQAIVSHVYVAWIHPFGDGNGRTARLLEFYLLLRAGVPDIAAHILSNFYNETRSEYYRQLALSSRNKGDLTGFIAYAVQGLKDGLLVILETVHANQLLIAWRDYVRETFQVSGMKTNLTYRRQMALILSVKLEQEYSESDLAEVNAAVRVSYAMVSRRTLQRDILALISYGLLVHSDQGYRANTAVLRGPMAKVRADRRLL; via the coding sequence ATGGAACAGGAGGTGAGAAATGTCATCAACGCGCTCAATGAACTACGCGATGAAGTCGTGACTGGCGGCGCCATTGACAATCTCGTATCGCCAGACCTGATTCGGCGCTTCCACAGAATGATCGGCAAAGACCTCGGGGCGCACTTTGAGGCGGCGCCCGGCCAATTCCGCAGAGGACAGGTAACCGTCGGCCGCGTCTACCGTCCGCCCGCTGGTTCTGAGGTCGGACCGCTGATGACTGCCTTCTGCGACTGGAGCCGAAAAGAGTTTCACTTTGAGAAGGGACAGAGTTTCTCCACCGCAATCATTCAAGCCATTGTGTCTCATGTCTATGTAGCGTGGATCCATCCCTTCGGTGATGGCAATGGCCGCACCGCAAGATTACTCGAGTTTTACCTGCTCTTGCGCGCCGGGGTCCCTGACATTGCCGCCCATATTCTTTCCAACTTCTACAATGAAACCCGCTCCGAGTACTACCGACAACTGGCTCTCTCCTCGCGTAATAAAGGCGATTTAACGGGGTTTATTGCATACGCGGTCCAAGGACTCAAGGACGGCCTCCTTGTAATCCTCGAAACGGTTCACGCTAACCAGCTGTTGATCGCGTGGCGCGATTATGTTCGCGAGACCTTTCAAGTTTCCGGGATGAAGACAAATCTTACATACAGGAGACAGATGGCGTTGATTCTGTCAGTCAAGCTTGAGCAGGAATATTCGGAAAGCGATCTTGCAGAGGTCAACGCGGCCGTGCGCGTGAGCTACGCGATGGTCAGTCGAAGGACCTTGCAGCGCGACATTCTGGCGCTTATCTCCTACGGGCTGCTGGTGCATTCCGACCAGGGCTACCGGGCCAACACCGCCGTCTTGCGGGGACCAATGGCCAAAGTAAGAGCGGACCGGCGTCTGCTGTGA
- a CDS encoding NAD(P)-binding domain-containing protein — protein MATKVGVIGSGQVAQVLAAGFHRYGYQVMLGARQSAKAEDAAHKAGAGIAAGNFAETAAFAQIVVLAVKGTAAEDAVRLIGAEQLAGKTVIDVSNPISDLPPVNGVLQFFTGPNESLMERLQKLAPAANFVKAFSCVGNAYMVDPKLPGGPPTMFLCGNSAAAKGEVIEALKKFGWDAADMGGVEAARAIEPLCILWCIPGFINNSWTHAFKLLRA, from the coding sequence ATGGCAACAAAGGTTGGAGTCATTGGCAGCGGACAGGTCGCCCAGGTACTTGCCGCAGGCTTTCACAGGTACGGATACCAGGTGATGCTGGGCGCACGGCAGTCGGCTAAGGCTGAGGACGCCGCACACAAAGCAGGCGCCGGCATCGCCGCCGGCAACTTCGCCGAGACGGCGGCCTTCGCTCAGATTGTGGTTCTGGCGGTGAAGGGAACGGCGGCCGAAGATGCGGTGCGCTTGATTGGCGCCGAGCAGCTGGCCGGCAAGACCGTGATCGATGTCAGCAATCCTATCTCCGATTTGCCGCCGGTAAATGGCGTTCTGCAATTCTTTACCGGGCCCAACGAATCGTTGATGGAACGGCTGCAGAAGCTGGCGCCGGCGGCCAACTTCGTGAAGGCCTTCAGCTGCGTGGGCAATGCCTACATGGTGGACCCCAAACTGCCTGGCGGCCCGCCGACCATGTTTCTATGCGGCAATTCCGCCGCCGCCAAGGGCGAGGTGATCGAAGCGCTGAAGAAGTTTGGCTGGGACGCGGCCGACATGGGCGGCGTCGAGGCGGCCCGCGCCATCGAACCGCTGTGCATTCTGTGGTGCATTCCGGGATTTATTAACAATAGCTGGACGCACGCCTTCAAATTGCTGCGCGCCTGA
- a CDS encoding phosphoglycerate kinase, whose product MGKQKLFIEDLDLAGKLCAVRVDFNVPVKNGKVGDDKRIRAALPTIRKLREAGARTFLMTHLGRPKGGPEDKYRLAPVAAHLSQLLGSPVESLSDCIGPEVDARIAAMKNGETILLENVRFYAEEEKNNADFARKLSHGADYFINDAFGTAHRAHASTAGIAAYVQRSACGYLIRDELKYLGQALSNPARPYVAISGGAKISGKIDLMKNLLPNVDTLIVGGGMTFTFLKAQGKEIGKSLLEADKVSLAGELLKQGGSKLALPSDFQVSTEFDFDGGKVGALKTVSDSTIPADSYGLDIGPASVEAFRKILLAAKTIVWNGPMGVFEIDATAKGTFAIAQALADATAAGATTIIGGGDSAAAIEKAGLSSKVSFVSTGGGATLEFLEGRVLPGVDCLSDA is encoded by the coding sequence ATGGGCAAACAAAAGCTGTTTATCGAAGACCTGGATCTGGCCGGCAAACTTTGCGCAGTGCGCGTTGATTTCAACGTGCCGGTCAAAAACGGCAAAGTGGGCGACGACAAGCGCATCCGCGCTGCGCTGCCAACCATCCGCAAGTTGCGCGAGGCCGGCGCCCGCACCTTCCTGATGACGCACCTTGGCCGTCCCAAGGGCGGACCGGAAGATAAGTATCGCCTGGCCCCCGTGGCCGCCCACCTTTCGCAATTGCTTGGCTCGCCGGTGGAATCGCTCAGCGATTGCATTGGACCCGAGGTCGATGCGCGCATTGCCGCCATGAAAAACGGCGAAACCATTCTGCTGGAAAACGTGCGCTTCTATGCCGAAGAAGAAAAGAACAACGCCGACTTTGCCCGCAAACTTTCGCACGGCGCAGACTACTTCATCAACGACGCCTTTGGCACGGCGCACCGCGCTCATGCCTCCACCGCCGGCATCGCCGCCTATGTGCAGCGCTCCGCCTGCGGCTATCTGATTCGCGACGAGCTGAAATACCTGGGACAGGCGCTGTCCAATCCCGCGCGTCCTTACGTGGCCATTTCCGGCGGCGCCAAGATCTCCGGCAAAATTGATCTGATGAAAAATCTGCTGCCCAACGTTGACACGCTGATCGTGGGCGGCGGCATGACCTTCACCTTTCTCAAAGCGCAGGGTAAAGAGATCGGCAAGTCTCTTCTGGAAGCGGACAAGGTCAGTCTGGCGGGCGAATTATTGAAGCAGGGCGGATCGAAGCTGGCGCTGCCATCCGATTTCCAGGTCAGTACGGAGTTTGACTTTGATGGCGGCAAAGTGGGCGCCCTGAAGACGGTGAGCGATTCAACAATTCCGGCCGACAGCTATGGTCTGGACATTGGTCCGGCAAGCGTCGAAGCCTTCCGCAAGATCTTGCTGGCGGCAAAGACCATCGTCTGGAACGGACCGATGGGCGTATTTGAAATCGACGCTACAGCAAAAGGAACCTTTGCCATCGCCCAGGCGCTGGCCGATGCCACTGCCGCCGGCGCCACTACCATCATTGGCGGCGGTGATTCAGCGGCGGCCATCGAGAAGGCCGGTCTCTCCAGCAAAGTGAGCTTTGTCAGTACTGGCGGCGGCGCTACCCTCGAATTTCTGGAAGGACGCGTGTTGCCAGGCGTGGATTGCTTGAGCGATGCTTAG
- a CDS encoding DEAD/DEAH box helicase family protein, whose protein sequence is MIRRYSSRQPGPGNNSLGRTFLAKALKQARTYDRIAGYFSPSILEVAGEEIEAIKRVRVIANSQVTFGRFSAGGRVSESARKEALWQEWCAEDPSARAMPNNVLERLYHLLDSGQMTVRILPNDRFGLIHGKAGVITYYDDSQTSFVGSANESLQAFQLNYELIWEDDSPEAIAWVQNEFNTLWGAPDAFDLTRDIIDDVLRTAKRRVRTQLEWCANPNPAAPIVESPVYRKHAGLWSHQKYFVQRAFEEHLEHDGARLILADQVGLGKTIQLAMAAQLMALHSPDNRPVLIVVPSTLLGQWQGELWNLLEVPSAYWNNRAWVDEYGVEGERHKDGEIGIAKCPRRIGIVSQGLIFRGSDTVQALLRKKYECVIVDEAHRARARATPGGKRGSGSADANNLLSFIRAVSPRTRSLLLATATPVQMDPVEAWDLLAALAEGRTDVFGGKYSQWWKDPAQAVGAAIEGVPGLNEQEFWNWVRSPLPPEGEKDADGGEPFRAIRDSLAMGPHEYEAKLDDLERLDAPARSRVANLRGTFFLFHNPFIRRIVRRTRLALETTLDPETGRPMLDPVAVRLCGESGRDSLELSSYLQDAYDTAREYCATVAKARRGSGFLETLLLRRIGSSMAAGMSTAQKLQGGTSEEDLSKEYEDSEDEPELPGSLPRLQSEQHQLLSRVIQCLATAAEEGADPKLARIRQILDRGVEGTGPWLERGCIIFTQYFDSAQWLAQELTSAYPELPIGLYAGSNKSSLFFGGYAEPMAREEIKKRVQDQRIQLLIGTDAASEGLNLQVLGSLINMDLPWNPTRLEQRKGRIQRIGQRFSEVYVYNMRYRNSVEDDVHAALSDRLQDIHALFGQIPDTLTDVWVDAALNSIDEARKRIDAVPTKHPFDIRYNRDVGAAGGPRWEACADVLNARERLQSLRDNW, encoded by the coding sequence ATGATACGGCGCTACTCCTCACGGCAACCCGGCCCGGGAAACAACTCGCTTGGGCGCACGTTCCTGGCCAAGGCACTCAAGCAGGCCAGGACCTACGACCGCATTGCGGGCTACTTCAGTCCTTCCATCCTGGAAGTGGCGGGCGAAGAAATCGAAGCCATCAAGCGTGTCCGTGTGATTGCCAATTCGCAGGTCACGTTCGGGCGATTCTCGGCCGGTGGTCGTGTTTCAGAAAGTGCCCGCAAAGAAGCGCTGTGGCAGGAGTGGTGCGCCGAGGATCCATCGGCCCGAGCGATGCCGAACAACGTACTCGAACGGCTCTACCACCTGCTGGACAGCGGCCAGATGACTGTGCGCATTCTGCCCAACGACCGCTTCGGGCTGATCCACGGCAAGGCGGGTGTTATCACCTACTACGACGATTCGCAAACCAGTTTTGTGGGCAGCGCCAACGAGTCGCTGCAGGCCTTTCAGCTCAACTACGAGCTGATATGGGAAGATGACTCGCCCGAGGCGATTGCCTGGGTGCAAAATGAGTTCAACACACTGTGGGGCGCCCCCGATGCCTTCGACCTGACGCGCGACATCATCGACGACGTGTTGCGCACCGCCAAACGGCGCGTGCGCACGCAATTGGAGTGGTGCGCCAACCCGAATCCGGCGGCGCCGATTGTGGAAAGCCCGGTGTACCGCAAGCACGCGGGACTCTGGAGCCACCAGAAATACTTTGTTCAGCGCGCCTTTGAGGAGCACCTTGAGCACGACGGCGCCCGACTGATCCTGGCCGACCAGGTGGGTCTCGGTAAGACGATCCAATTGGCCATGGCCGCGCAACTCATGGCGCTGCACAGCCCGGACAATCGTCCCGTCCTCATCGTCGTTCCCAGCACGCTACTCGGCCAATGGCAGGGGGAGCTCTGGAACCTGCTCGAAGTGCCTTCGGCCTATTGGAACAACCGCGCATGGGTGGATGAGTACGGCGTGGAAGGGGAACGCCACAAAGACGGTGAGATTGGCATTGCAAAATGCCCGCGTCGTATCGGCATCGTTTCGCAGGGTTTGATCTTCCGCGGCAGCGACACGGTCCAGGCCCTGCTGCGCAAGAAGTACGAGTGCGTCATCGTCGACGAGGCCCACCGCGCGCGAGCCCGTGCGACGCCCGGCGGAAAACGCGGGAGCGGGTCCGCAGACGCAAACAATCTCTTGAGCTTCATTCGCGCGGTGTCGCCACGGACCCGCAGTCTGCTCCTTGCAACAGCCACCCCCGTACAGATGGACCCTGTGGAGGCCTGGGACCTGCTCGCCGCTTTGGCCGAGGGCCGTACCGACGTGTTTGGCGGAAAGTACAGCCAATGGTGGAAGGACCCCGCTCAGGCGGTAGGCGCCGCGATTGAAGGCGTTCCCGGACTAAACGAGCAGGAATTCTGGAACTGGGTTCGCAGCCCCCTCCCGCCCGAAGGCGAAAAGGATGCCGATGGCGGCGAGCCCTTCCGTGCCATCCGCGACAGTCTGGCGATGGGACCTCATGAATATGAGGCAAAACTCGATGACCTTGAAAGATTGGATGCCCCTGCCCGGAGTCGCGTTGCCAATCTACGCGGGACTTTCTTTCTATTTCACAATCCCTTCATTCGCCGCATCGTTCGCCGAACTCGCCTTGCCCTGGAAACGACGCTCGACCCGGAAACTGGCCGACCGATGCTGGACCCTGTTGCGGTGCGCCTGTGCGGTGAATCCGGTCGGGATTCGCTCGAACTTTCCTCTTACCTGCAGGATGCCTATGACACAGCCCGCGAATACTGTGCAACTGTCGCCAAAGCGCGCCGTGGGAGCGGATTCCTGGAGACCTTGCTCTTGCGCCGTATCGGCAGCTCGATGGCCGCCGGCATGTCTACGGCTCAAAAGCTGCAGGGCGGGACTTCGGAGGAAGACCTGTCCAAAGAATATGAGGACAGTGAGGATGAACCGGAGCTACCCGGTTCTCTTCCCCGCCTTCAGTCAGAACAGCACCAGCTTCTCTCGCGGGTCATCCAGTGCCTGGCGACAGCAGCCGAAGAGGGCGCCGATCCCAAGCTCGCACGGATTCGCCAGATACTGGATCGTGGAGTTGAGGGCACGGGCCCCTGGCTCGAACGGGGTTGCATCATCTTTACCCAGTACTTCGACAGCGCACAATGGCTCGCGCAGGAGCTGACGAGCGCCTACCCAGAGCTGCCCATCGGGCTCTACGCGGGCTCAAACAAGTCTTCCCTCTTCTTCGGCGGCTATGCCGAGCCCATGGCGCGGGAAGAGATCAAGAAGCGCGTCCAGGATCAACGCATCCAACTGCTGATCGGGACGGACGCCGCCAGCGAAGGTCTCAACCTTCAGGTTCTCGGCTCGCTAATCAACATGGACCTGCCGTGGAATCCCACGCGTTTGGAACAGCGCAAGGGCCGCATCCAGCGAATCGGCCAACGTTTCTCGGAGGTTTACGTCTACAACATGCGCTATCGCAACTCAGTAGAAGACGACGTACACGCCGCACTCTCAGATCGTCTCCAGGACATCCATGCGCTTTTTGGCCAGATCCCGGACACGCTGACCGACGTATGGGTTGACGCCGCTCTCAATAGCATCGACGAGGCCCGCAAGCGCATTGACGCCGTACCGACCAAGCACCCGTTTGATATACGCTACAACCGCGATGTCGGCGCGGCCGGCGGGCCGCGGTGGGAAGCCTGCGCTGATGTGCTCAATGCGCGAGAACGCTTGCAGTCTCTTCGCGACAATTGGTGA
- a CDS encoding DUF1156 domain-containing protein, which yields MNDRTFIEDQFPVSKVSKESYKERMANYSQTLTGLGKWWGRKPLVLVRAALLGLLLPATDDSEKDREVFLALMTMDEEGLWRRKEAAKRNIAPTEIVRVLTDEEHHDRVVARVGDFASALPGLTHDLKSTLFGFVTTNSRKEDSFRWKKDATTAEKVALERLAFQSLYYDEKIEYGVRAEHLEGPSPEAWQKINSHLGTSAASLPELVRELGMRRFGHVPRVGDAFCGGGSIPFEAARLGCDVYASDLNPVAALLTWAALNIVGGGPEVAEEVRRAQEEIYNAVDRQITEWGIEHNAKGHRADAYLYCMEVLDPETGWRVPLAPSWVIGEKTKTVAILEPLPKEQRYRIRIKMDATPAEMKAAKAGTVQGGYVVHPKNKNRVPMSLIRRENAEGLRLWESDDIVPRPDDVFQERLYCIRWVAPYYEIKDGKVWKRLTVAEAEALDNFERRIADKTLRKQEERYYAEPDAEDQAREERVLELLRERFVDWQKQGFIPDKKIEPGPKTSEPIRTRGWTHWHQLFPPRQLLFLGATSLHLMRHNDSAPMRVASLLALGRVTDWVTKLCRWGTGQNRESIAQTFFNQALNVMYNFGAKGLSLTLGNFFNADMSREAFVSSTVCGVCSALALEADCDVWITDPPYADAVNYHELSEFFLAWYEKHLAKLFPEWSTDSRRALAIKGEGEDFRRSMVAAYSNLTKHMPDNGLQIVMFTHQDAGVWADLAVILWASGLHVTAAWTIATETTSALKDGNYVQGTVLLVLRKNTSTETAFLDELVPRIEEEVRRQVESMERIEDKEEPNFGDTDYQLAAYAAALRVLTGYGQIEDLDVERELTRPRGKGVKSALETIVENARDVAASIRIPEGLGKLLWNDLAPVERLYLRGLDLESKGELRAGAYQELARTYGVRDYPELLASARANEARVKSAREFSNRNLGTEGFGSTLVRQLLYAVSVATTDESPQSGRNYLKTEVEGFGRKRAHIVALLRYLARFQHTLPERAAECRMAELLAGLIENDID from the coding sequence GGCCAACTACAGCCAGACGCTCACCGGATTGGGAAAGTGGTGGGGGCGAAAGCCGCTTGTACTGGTGCGTGCCGCTTTACTGGGACTTCTGCTGCCGGCCACGGATGATTCAGAGAAGGACCGTGAAGTCTTTCTGGCCCTGATGACCATGGACGAAGAGGGACTCTGGCGCCGAAAGGAAGCGGCGAAGAGAAACATCGCGCCCACGGAAATCGTGCGAGTGCTCACGGACGAAGAGCATCACGACCGGGTGGTAGCCCGAGTAGGCGACTTTGCCAGCGCGCTTCCCGGACTGACGCACGACCTCAAGTCGACGCTGTTTGGATTTGTCACGACGAATTCCAGGAAGGAAGACTCGTTCCGTTGGAAGAAGGACGCCACGACCGCCGAGAAGGTGGCGCTCGAACGGCTGGCGTTCCAATCGCTCTACTATGATGAGAAGATCGAGTATGGCGTGCGCGCCGAGCATCTTGAAGGGCCTTCTCCTGAAGCGTGGCAGAAGATCAACTCCCACCTCGGCACCTCTGCCGCGTCCCTTCCCGAGCTCGTGCGTGAGTTGGGCATGCGGCGCTTCGGCCATGTCCCGCGCGTGGGCGATGCCTTCTGCGGCGGCGGCAGCATTCCCTTTGAAGCCGCACGACTGGGATGCGATGTCTACGCGAGCGATCTCAACCCGGTAGCGGCGCTCCTGACCTGGGCTGCTTTGAACATTGTGGGCGGCGGCCCCGAGGTGGCCGAAGAGGTGCGGCGTGCACAGGAAGAGATCTACAACGCCGTGGACAGGCAGATCACCGAGTGGGGCATTGAGCACAACGCCAAAGGCCATCGCGCGGACGCCTATCTCTACTGCATGGAGGTGCTTGATCCCGAGACGGGCTGGCGGGTGCCGCTTGCGCCGAGCTGGGTGATTGGCGAGAAGACCAAGACGGTGGCCATCCTGGAACCGCTGCCCAAAGAGCAGCGCTATCGCATCCGGATCAAGATGGATGCTACGCCGGCCGAGATGAAGGCTGCCAAGGCTGGCACGGTACAGGGCGGCTACGTGGTCCACCCCAAGAACAAGAACCGCGTGCCCATGTCTTTGATCCGCCGGGAGAATGCGGAGGGCCTGCGCCTGTGGGAGTCCGACGACATCGTTCCGCGACCGGACGATGTATTTCAGGAACGATTGTACTGCATTCGGTGGGTGGCCCCCTATTACGAAATCAAAGACGGCAAAGTCTGGAAGCGACTGACGGTGGCCGAGGCCGAAGCACTGGACAACTTTGAGCGGCGTATCGCGGACAAAACCTTGCGCAAGCAGGAGGAGCGCTATTACGCCGAGCCCGATGCAGAGGATCAGGCGCGAGAAGAGCGCGTGCTGGAACTGCTGCGTGAACGCTTCGTGGATTGGCAGAAGCAGGGGTTCATTCCGGACAAGAAGATTGAGCCGGGGCCGAAGACTAGCGAGCCAATTCGGACGCGCGGGTGGACGCACTGGCATCAACTATTTCCTCCCCGTCAACTCCTCTTTCTTGGGGCGACTAGCCTACATCTCATGCGGCACAATGATTCGGCACCCATGCGAGTGGCATCTTTGCTGGCTCTCGGCCGAGTGACCGACTGGGTCACCAAGCTTTGTCGGTGGGGAACGGGCCAGAACCGTGAATCGATTGCGCAGACGTTCTTCAATCAAGCATTGAATGTCATGTATAACTTCGGGGCGAAAGGACTCTCCCTCACGCTGGGGAACTTCTTCAACGCGGATATGTCTCGTGAGGCTTTTGTCTCAAGCACCGTCTGTGGCGTGTGCTCCGCTCTGGCTTTGGAAGCGGATTGCGACGTTTGGATCACAGACCCGCCCTATGCCGACGCCGTGAACTACCACGAGCTCTCCGAGTTCTTCCTAGCTTGGTATGAAAAGCACCTGGCCAAGCTCTTTCCGGAATGGTCCACCGACTCCCGTCGCGCATTGGCCATCAAGGGCGAAGGGGAGGACTTTCGCCGTTCCATGGTGGCCGCCTACTCGAACCTGACCAAACACATGCCGGACAACGGCCTGCAAATCGTGATGTTCACGCACCAGGATGCGGGCGTCTGGGCCGATCTGGCCGTGATTCTGTGGGCCTCGGGTCTGCATGTCACCGCCGCGTGGACGATTGCCACCGAGACGACCTCGGCGCTGAAAGACGGCAACTACGTGCAGGGGACCGTGCTGCTCGTGCTCCGCAAGAACACGTCCACCGAGACGGCTTTCCTGGATGAACTGGTACCGCGCATTGAAGAGGAAGTGCGCCGACAGGTGGAGTCCATGGAGCGCATCGAGGACAAGGAAGAACCCAACTTCGGCGACACGGACTACCAACTGGCCGCCTACGCCGCAGCCCTGCGGGTGCTCACCGGGTACGGGCAAATAGAGGACCTCGACGTGGAACGCGAACTGACCCGGCCGCGCGGCAAAGGGGTCAAGAGCGCTCTGGAAACGATTGTTGAAAACGCACGCGATGTGGCCGCTTCGATTCGGATTCCGGAAGGCCTCGGCAAACTGCTCTGGAACGATCTGGCCCCGGTGGAACGGCTCTACCTCCGCGGGTTGGATCTGGAATCCAAGGGTGAGCTGCGTGCCGGCGCCTATCAGGAGCTGGCGCGAACGTACGGCGTGCGGGACTACCCGGAGCTTCTGGCCAGCGCTCGCGCCAATGAGGCGCGGGTGAAATCGGCGCGCGAGTTCAGCAATCGGAACCTCGGAACGGAGGGCTTCGGGTCGACGCTGGTCCGCCAATTGCTGTACGCCGTGTCCGTGGCTACGACGGATGAATCGCCGCAATCGGGACGCAACTATCTGAAGACAGAAGTCGAGGGCTTCGGGCGCAAGCGCGCCCATATCGTGGCGCTCTTGCGTTACCTGGCTCGCTTTCAGCACACCCTCCCCGAACGCGCAGCGGAATGCCGCATGGCGGAACTGCTGGCCGGTCTCATCGAAAACGATATCGACTGA